The sequence below is a genomic window from Flavobacterium lipolyticum.
CAAAAATGACACTTTAATTCTAGCATATGAAGAGCTGGAAAGCTATCTAAACCAAAAAACATTAGACGCTGAAAAAGCAGGTTTCGCCTTAAACAAACTAAAACTTGAAAACCTACAAAAAAAGAATTCAATTATTTACGCGGAGTTAAACTATAAATCCGAAAAAAAACGCATCGTAAATTCCATTATTCTAACTCAGACTGACCTGACAAAAAGAGATTATTTTCCAAAAGGGCATCTAAAACAGCTTAAAAAGAAATACCTAAACAAGACTTTCAATCAGGAAACCATAAAACAATTGTATAACGACATCAATGCATTTGAATTCACCTCTCAAACCAAATATCCTGAAGTATTATTCACAACTGATTCTACAAAAATATACACTTATGTAGAAAAAAGACAAGCGAACACTTTTGATGGCTACGTTGGTTTTTCTAATGACGAAAATAAAAAAACAACCCTGAATGGTTATCTGGACTTATCCTTATTAAACACTCTTCACGCAGGAGAACAATTTTCACTATATTGGAAAAGTGACGGAAATCAGCAAAAAACCTTCAATACTAAAATTGAAATCCCCTACATATTTCAATCCTCACTGGGCATCAAAGCACAATTAAACATTTTCAAACAGGACAGTACTTTTCAAAACACCAAAACCGCTATTGATCTGGGTTATTTTTTAAACTACAATACACGATTATACCTAGGCTATCAATCGACAGAATCGAGCGACATTCAAAACACAAACAACACCACAATAAGCGACTACAAAAATTCCTACATCACTTCTACACTTGAGTATAAAAAAACAGATTATCTCCAAAGTTTATTCTCCAAAAAAGCCTCTCTTAACCTTCTTTTGGGCTATGGGAAAAGAGACACCAACAACAGCCCTAACACCGTCGAATCCAGCAAACAATTCTACACCACCCTTAACCTCTCTTATAATTTTGAACTAAACAAGAAAAACTTCATCTACATAAATCCACAAATTCTTTATCTGAAAAGTAAAAACTACATTACCAACGAATTGTTCCGATTTGGAGGAACAAACTCTATTAGAGGTTTTGCAGAAAACAGTCTTCAGGGCAATTTCGCCTCTATGTTAATCACTGAATACAGGTACAAAGTCTCTAACAACCTGTATATCAATTCCATTATTGATTTTGCCATTTACCAGGATTTAACCAACAGTCAAAATCTTAATAAATTACAAAAATTATCAGGAGTCGGAATCGGCACAACCATCCAGACAACGAGCGGGCTACTCCGAATTAATCTCAGCAATGGCGGGGAAAATCTTCAGGAAATTAAATTATTTAACACAATTGTCAACATATGCTACAATGTCAAATTTTAACCTTGTGAGAAAATTCACCAAATCAACATTGCTATTGTTAACAAAGTATTAAGAAATTAAAACTACCGAAAAATTCCAAATAATAAAGCCGAATATATCAGATTAATCTCAGCAATAACAGGCAAAAGATCCAATAAACCCAATTATTTAACACAATAATTACAATATGTTACAATGTTAAATTTTAACATTGTGAGAAAATTCCACAACACAATACTAGGATTATTAACAAATTATTATGAATATTGTAAGACTAATTCAAAATAATTACAAAAATGAAACCAAAGTTCAATGGATTTTTAGTACTACTTTTAGTACTATTCGCGCAACTAACCTTTGCGCAGGAAAGAGCCGTTTCGGGAACTGTTACCGATGACGCAGGTATGCCCCTACCAGGTGTAAGCGTACAAATCAAAGGAACAAAAACCGGCACGCAAACCGATTTTGATGGTAAATACTCCATCAAAGCAACAACAAGTCAAATTTTAGTATTTAGCTACATCGGCATGAAGACTCAGGAAATTGCCGCCAGCTCATCACAAGTAAGCACAAAGCTATCCGGAGACGCCCAGCAACTGGAAGGAGTTGTCGTAACTACAGCGATGGGTATCAAAAGAGAAAAAAAATCTCTTGGATATGCTTCTCAACAGATTTCAGGCAAAGACGTTAATGGTGGAGCCGGAAACACTAACGTTGCCAATTTACTATCAGGTAAAGCCGCGGGTGTGGAAGTTCAAAGAAACAACAACTTTGGAGGTTCTACAAACGTTGTAATCAGAGGGAACAAATCTCTTACCGGAAACAACCAGGCGCTTTGGGTTATTGACGGGGTGCCAATTGACAACTCCAACTCCAACGTTTCTTCGCAACAAGTTGGTGGAGGTGGTTACGATTACGGTAACAATGCCTCGGATATCAACCAGGAAGATATTGAAAGCATCAACATCCTAAAAGGAGCAGCTGCAACAGCATTATATGGATCCAGAGCTGCAAATGGAGTTGTAATGGTTACTACCAAAAAAGGTAAATCAGACAACAAAATTGGATTTTCGTTCTCAAGCGGGTTCACAAATGGAAGTGTAGACAAATCAACTTTTCCTAAATACCAAAACAGATATGGATCAGGATATGGCATTGGCTCCTCATTTTTAGGAACAGGCACACCTGATACGGTAGACACATCAAATGATGCCTCTGACGGAGACGCCTTCGATAACCAACCAGTTTACCAATGGGATGCTTTTACTCCTTTCTCGCCAAACTACGGAAAAGCTACTCCATGGACGGCTGCAAAAAATGGCCCTGTAACTTTCTTTAATAATGCACATACATTCGTTAACAGTATCGCATTAGAGAAATCAACTGACAGATCCAGTTTATCTTTAACCTATGTAAACACAAATCAAACTGGTATTCTTCCAAACAGTGAATTGAAAAAAAATCAGATAAGTGCAAGATTTAGCCAAAAAGTTACTGATAAACTTACCGCTAATGCTTATGCAGCCGTTACCCTTCAAAGCACTGTAGGTAGAAACTCAACCGGTTATAACGATAACGTTATGGGTAACTTCAGACAATGGTGGCAAACCAACACTGACGTTCAAGCGCAAAAAGATGTTTACTTTGCATCAGGCGGTCAAAACGTAACCTGGAACTGGACCGACCCGACAGATCCTTCAGGTCTGACACCAGCATACTGGGACAATCCTTATTTCACACGTTATCAAAATTACTCTTCTGATGACAGAACTCGTTTATTCAGCTACGCTTCCCTAAATTACGAGATCGCTCCATGGTTAAGTGCATTAGGAAGAGTCTCACTTGACACCTATAAACAACTTCAGGAAGAAAGAAGAGCTGTCGGATCAATTGCTTCAGGATTTGGTCTTTCTCCCGTTAATGAATCATCAGGATACCAAAGAAACGAAATCGACTTCCAGGAAATCAACTATGATTTCATGTTAAACTTCAACAAAAAAATTGGCGAAGACATTAGTTTAAATGGAGTAATTGGAACCAATATCAGAAGAAACAAAAGAGACAATGTACTTTCTTCAACCATCGGAGGTTTAGTTACCCCTGGAATTTATGCCTTATCTAACTCACGTTTAGACTTACCATTCCCAAGAGAAGCCAAAATATCCTCAGGTGTTAATGGTATCTACGCTCAAGCATCTGTTGGTTATTTAGATACTTATTTTGTAGATGCCTCTATCAGAAGAGATGTTTCTTCTACATTACCTGACAATAACAACTCTTATGTTTATCCTGCAGTTTCCGGATCATTCCTTTTCTCAAACGTAGTAAAGGCAGACTGGTTAAATCTTGGAAAATTCAGAGTAAACTATGCTGAAGTAGGAAATGACGCCGATGCACTTCAACTAAACAATACCTATACAAGAGTTCCTAACTTTCAAGGACAACCTCTTTATACAAACTCCTTATTGCTTCCATTCCGTAGCATCAACAAAAATCCAGACCTTAAACCGGAAAGAACAAAATCTTTCGAGGTTGGTTTAGAAACAAGTTTATTAAACAGACGTCTAGGGTTTGACATTACCTACTACAAAACAAACTCAGTTGATCAAATTGTGGCAGCTGCTGTTTCTTCAGGATCAGGATTCACAAACGCACTTGTTAACGGTGGAAACATCGAAAACAAAGGTTTTGAAATTCAATTAAACGGAACTCCAATTAAAACAAAAGACTTTAGCTGGGAAATAATCGTTAACTGGTCAAACAATAGAAGTAAAGTTATCACATTACCAAATGGACTAGATAATCTTCAATTAGGTTCATTCCAAGGTGGCGTTACAGTCAATGCAGCTCCCGGTGAAGCTTATGGCGCCCTAAAAGGAACTGATTTCGTTTACACAAACGGACAGCCAACAATAGATCAAACCACAGGTAAATACATGATCACTACATCTTCAAGCAACACAATCGGAAACATTACACCGGATTGGATTGGTGGAGTAAGAAACAAATTTACTTATAAAAATCTAACTTTTGGATTCTTAATTGACACTCAAAAAGGCGGAGATATCTTCTCATTAGATATGTACTACGGACTTGCATCCGGATTATACAAAGAAACAGCTGTAGGGGACATTAGAGAAAATGGTCTTTTAAATCCTGGAGTAGCTCCTAACGGAACTCCAAACACTGTAAAAACAAAAGGCGGATCAATTGCAAACAGCATGGGATATCAGGCTGCGCCAAACAAAGCTTTTATTTACGATGCCTCGTTTGTTAAACTTAGAGAGGTATCTATCACCTACAACTTCCCTAAAAGCATGTTTGAAAACACATTCATAAACGCGGCATCAGCAAGTTTAGTTGGTTCTAACTTATGGATCATTCATAAAAACCTACCATACGCAGACCCAGAAAGTGGACTATCATCAGGAAACAGCTCAAGAGGCTATTCAGTTGGATCTCTTCCAACTACCAGAGATATTGGTTTTAACTTAACATTCAAATTTTAATACAGAACAAAATGAAAAAAATACTATATGCATTAGGAATCATGCTTCTCACAGTTTCATGTGACGACAGCAGCCTAACAGACTTAAATGTAGATGTAAAAAACCCTTCTGTAGTACCCCCTAGCACTTTATTTACAAATGCTGAAAAAAACTTAACAGAGCAACTTGTCAACACCAATGTAAACAGAAACATATTCAGACTAGTAAACCAACAATGGACTGAAACCACCTATCTGGATGAATCTAATTACAACTGGGTAACCCGTAAAATTTCAGACAACCACTGGGACAGACTTTATGCAGGACCACTTGCTGATTTATCTCAAGCAAAGGGCTTTCTGGAAAAAGATGTAATCTCACCTACAGATCCGGAATTTGCACAAAAAACTATAATCAAAAAGAATCAATTGATCCTTATTGACATATTAATGGTTTATACGTACCAAATTTTAGTAGACACTTTTGGCGATGTCCCTTACTCAGAATCCCTAAAAGGATCGGAAGATTATCTGCCTAAATACGATAAAGCCGTAGACATCTACAAAGACTTAATCGTGCGTTTAAACAAAGACATCACAGGATTAGACACCTCAAAACCAGCCTTTGGCTCTGCCGAAGTTATCTACAAAGACAATCTAACTGCCTGGATTAAGTTTGCCAATAGCATCAAACTAAAATTAGGGATCAACTTAAAATCATCTGGCCTTGAATCAGCAATTGCAGACGCAGCAATCATCTCCGGCGCAGCGGGCGGATTTTCATCAAATGCTGATAATGCAAAACTTCCTTATATGTTAAATCTTCCAAACACCAACCCACTTTATGTAGATATGGTATTCTCAGGAAGAAATGACTTTGTTGTAGCAAAACCCTTTGTAGACAAATTGGTCGCATTAAATGATCCAAGAAAAACACCTTACTTCAGACCAACTTATAAAGATACAAATGCCGCAGGTGACTTAATCACTGTAACAGGTTACAGAGGCGGAATTGTTGGAATAAAAAACTCTCAATCAAGATACACTCATGCAAGTGACAAAATTAAAGCTCCGGACTTTAGTGGTACTTTATTGGATTATGCCGAAGTACAATTTTTACTGGCAGAAGCAGTAGGTAGAGGTGTAGCTGTTGGAGGCACTATTGCTTCACATTACAATGCAGCAATTCTAGCTTCTATGGAAGACTGGGGAGTTTCGCCGGCAGATGCAAACGCCTATCTTGCTCAACCAGCCGTAGCTTATGCAACAGCTACAGGAACCTGGCAGCAAAAAGTAGGAGAACAGGCATGGTATGCATTGTTCAACAGAGGATTTGAAGGTTGGACATCCACAAGAAGACTAGACTTCCCTGTTCTAACAGCACCAGCAAGTGCAGATGCAGCTGCCGAAGGTAAAGTACCATCCAGAATGGCATATCCAATTAGAGAACAAACATTAAATGCAACAAACTATACCGCTGCATCAACTTCGATTGGAGGAGACAAACTAAGCACAAAGATTTTTTGGGATAAATAGGAAATACCAAAAAATAACATAATTTAACACAAAACCACCTCCTTTCGGGGTGGTTTTTTTGTTGAAAACGCAGAAAAAACTGAAATTCATCATCCTTCCAATAAAATTTAACATTTAATTCAGCAGACACAAACTAAACTATCCATTGCTTTTTAAGTAAAAAATTGACAATTCATTATTTTTGAATGCATTTTAACGATAAAAAAATAACTCCTGTCAGCAAAAATGCCGTTTCACTGAAAAAAAAACTTTTTTGATTAGGTATATTAACTAATTATTAAGATTTTTGTCGGACTAATTCAAAATATTTAAAAATGAAACTAAAGTTCAATGGATTCCTAGTACTTTTCTTAGTACTAGTTGCGCAACTTACTTTCGCGCAAGAAAGAGCTGTTTCTGGAACAGTTTCTGACAATGCAGGAATACCTTTACCGGGTGTTAGTGTATTAGTTAAAGGAACGAAGACAGCAACGCAAACAGATTTTGATGGAAAATACTCTATCAAAGCAGCACCAAATCAAGTATTAGTTTTTAGCTACATTGGGATGAAAGCCCAAGAAGTATCCGCTAGTTCTACTACTGTTAACACAAAATTAAAAGACGATTCAGTAGAATTGGAAAGTGTTGTGGTAACGGCATTAGGTGTAAAGAAAAGCGCACGTGCACTTGGATATGCAACTCAGGAAGTAAAAGCAGCAGACATTACAAGAGCAAACAACAACAGTCTTGCTGGAGCTTTACAAGGTAAACTAGCTGGTGTACAAATTACTCCTTCAAGTGGTGCTCCTGGAGCTTCTTCTCAAATTGTAATTCGTGGTGCCCGTTCATTTTCAGGAAACAATACACCTCTATACGTTATTGACGGTATGCCTGTTGCTTCACAAGCGGACTTCAGCACTGGAAATGGAGTTAGTGGAGCAGACGTTGCCAACAGAGCTGTCGACATTGATCCAAATGAGATTGAGTCTATCAACGTTCTTAAAGGACAAGCTGCATCAGCTTTATATGGTCTTAGAGCCTCTAATGGTGTGATCTTAATCACTACAAAAAGTGGAAAGAACTTAGCGCAAAGCGGTAAGCCAACTATCACTTTCAATACTTCAACAAGTTTTGAAACCATTTCAAAAAAACCGCGCACTCAAAATGAATACGCTCAAGGTTCAAGAGGAGTTTACGATCCAACTCAATCTTTGAACTGGGGACCAAAAATCTCAGAATTACCAAACGACCTTACTTATGGAGGAAACGTTGCCAACGCAATCAATGGTGGAGTTCTTAGACCTGGTAAATACTATGTGCCTCAAAGAGCAAAAGCTGGACTAGACCCATGGGTTACTCCTCAGGCTTATGACAACATCAACGATTACTTTAACACAGGATTTACAATCAATAATACGTTAAACATTTCTCAGTCAACAGAAAAAACAAATTATTCTTTTGGTATTGGAAATTCTAAACAAGATGGTATCATCCCTGAAACAGGAATGAACAGATACACAGCAAAAGCTGTTGTTGACACTAAACTAAACAATGAATGGAAAACTGGTTTTTCTTTCAACTATGTGCAAACTAAAATCAACAAAAGTACATCTGCAAATGACGGTGCTATTGTTGGTGTATTTGGAGCTCCAAGAAGTTATGATTTAAAGGGAATTGGTTATGCTAATCCACTAAATGCTTATGATCAAATTCACTTCAGACCAACTACTTTTAACAATCCTTACTGGGCTGCTAAAAACAACGAGTTCAGCGAAAAAACAAACCGTGTTTACGGAAATACTTACATTCAATACTCTCCAGTTATTAGTGAAAACGGAAGCCAAAAGTTAACCGTTAAATACCAAGCTGGTATAGATTCTTGGACTACCAATTACAGAGATATTTTTGAATACGGAAACAAACAAGATTTAACAGGTCAAAGTAGTAGTGCAAGACTTCGTGGTACAACTAACGATGTAATCAACTCTTTACTAACAGTAAATTACAACTTAAACATTACAGATGATTTCAATTTGAATGTATTAGTTGGAAATGAATACAATCATCAAAACACTAAAGAATATGACGATCTAGGAACTGCTCTAAACTTTGGTGGTTGGCCAACAATTGGTAACGCAAGAACAGTAACTGCAAGCGAATACCGTAGACAAATCCGTACAGTAGGTTTCTTTAGCAATGCTGAGTTCTCTTACAAAAACATGGTTTTCTTAAGTGGTACTATCCGTAAAGACATTGCTTCTAACATGCCAAGAGGAAACAGATCTTTTATTTACCCATCAGCCTCTTTAGGATTTGTACTAACAGAACTAGAAGGATTAAAAGGAAAATCTTTCCTTTCATATGCTAAACTTAGAGGATCGATTGCAGAAGTAGGACAAGCAGGAAATTACGTAGGTAATTATTATGATGCACCTGATTACCGTGGAGGTTTCTGGTCAGGATCACCAATCAATTATCCATTATCAGGAGGTACTAGCTCATATGTACCAAGCAATTTATTATATGATCCAAACTTAAAACCGCAAAACACAAAATCATACGAAGTTGGAGTTGATTTGAAGTTTTTCAACAACCGAGTTGGACTTGATTATACGTACTCTGAACAAAATTCAACAAACCAAATCTTTAACGTACCATTAGCTGGTTCTACTGGAGCAAGTGCTCAAGTAACAAATGGTGGAAAAATGCTTAACAAAGTACACGAAATAACTTTAAGCACTAATCCAATTCGTACAGCAGATTTCAACTGGACATTTAACGCAAACTTCTCTAAAATAGATTCTTATGTACTATCTCTAAAAGAAGGTGTAGACAACATCTTTTTAGGAGGATTTACTACTCCACAACTTAGAGCTAGTGTAGGAGATCGTTTCCCGGTTATTTACGGTGCAGGTTACCTTAGAGATGCTAACAACAATATTGTAGTCGACAAAGATGGTCTTCCTAGAGCTGGTGCTATAAAAGCATTAGGAGAAGTTGCTCCTAAATTCATCATAGGAGGTTCTACTCAGTTTACCTACAAAAGAGTTTCATTGGGAGCTGTTGTTGATTGGAAAAACGGTGGAAAAATGTATAGCGGATCAAACAATACGATGAACACTTACGGTGTAGATGCGAGAACTGCAGACAGAACTACAGAATTTGTATACCCTGGAGTTAAAGATGACGGAACTCAAAATGATATTGTTATAGGTGGTACAAGAGCTAAAACACAACAAGATCTATATTCAACTTTAAGCGGAATTGCTGAAGCTGGTATTTTTGATGCAAGTTTTGTAAAATTAAGAGAAGTTACATTAGGATACCAATTCCCTAAATTACTAAACAACACAGTAGATCTTAAAGCTTCTGTTTTTGCGAGAAACATCCTTCTTTGGTCTAAAATGCCAAACCTTGATCCTGAAGCAACACAAGGAAACAACAATTTCTCTGGTGGATTTGAGCAATGGACAATGCCACAAACTAAGAGTATTGGTTTTGGACTGAACTTTACATTTTAATCTAAAAAAAATCAAATGAAAAATTTAAAAATAACAATAACAGCCGTAATGGCTTTATTCTTATTCCAATCTTGTTCCGAAGACAAAATGGATGAGATAAATAAGAATATAAACAATCCGACTGAAGTTGCTGCCCGTTTCATCATTACTGATGTAATGGTAAACTCTGCTTTTGCTGTAACCGGATCGGATGCATCATTCTACGGAGGAATATATTCTGAGCTAAATGCAGGAAGCCATGGCCAAATGTATGAAGCACAAATTAGAAGAAACGACCCACAACTAGCTTCCACTTATAACAATAACTGGAATAACAGCTACGAACAACTACGAGCATTGAAGGTAATCGTTGAGAAATGTACTACAGGAAATGAAAAAGATAACTATCAGACTCTTGGTGTAGCTCAAATATTATTAGCTTATAATTTAGCAGTTCTTACAGATCTTTTTGGAGATATCCCTTATACTGAGGCATTAAAACCAGGAGTAATCTTTCAACCTAAAGTTGACAAACAAGAAGCTATCTATTCAGAAGTATTTAAAAATCTAAAAGAAGGGATTGCCAATCTAAACAAAACCTCAGCTTACGCAAGTTTAGGATCACAAGACGTAATTTACGGTGGAGTTTCTTCAAAATGGATCAAAGCTGCTAATGGGTTAATGGCAAGATACACGATGAGATTATCTCTTAGAAAAGCAGATTATCAAGGTGTAATTGACTATGTAAATGCTTCTTTTGCAGATGCTGACAACGAATTTAAAGTTACAAACAGCAGTGT
It includes:
- a CDS encoding SusC/RagA family TonB-linked outer membrane protein; translation: MKPKFNGFLVLLLVLFAQLTFAQERAVSGTVTDDAGMPLPGVSVQIKGTKTGTQTDFDGKYSIKATTSQILVFSYIGMKTQEIAASSSQVSTKLSGDAQQLEGVVVTTAMGIKREKKSLGYASQQISGKDVNGGAGNTNVANLLSGKAAGVEVQRNNNFGGSTNVVIRGNKSLTGNNQALWVIDGVPIDNSNSNVSSQQVGGGGYDYGNNASDINQEDIESINILKGAAATALYGSRAANGVVMVTTKKGKSDNKIGFSFSSGFTNGSVDKSTFPKYQNRYGSGYGIGSSFLGTGTPDTVDTSNDASDGDAFDNQPVYQWDAFTPFSPNYGKATPWTAAKNGPVTFFNNAHTFVNSIALEKSTDRSSLSLTYVNTNQTGILPNSELKKNQISARFSQKVTDKLTANAYAAVTLQSTVGRNSTGYNDNVMGNFRQWWQTNTDVQAQKDVYFASGGQNVTWNWTDPTDPSGLTPAYWDNPYFTRYQNYSSDDRTRLFSYASLNYEIAPWLSALGRVSLDTYKQLQEERRAVGSIASGFGLSPVNESSGYQRNEIDFQEINYDFMLNFNKKIGEDISLNGVIGTNIRRNKRDNVLSSTIGGLVTPGIYALSNSRLDLPFPREAKISSGVNGIYAQASVGYLDTYFVDASIRRDVSSTLPDNNNSYVYPAVSGSFLFSNVVKADWLNLGKFRVNYAEVGNDADALQLNNTYTRVPNFQGQPLYTNSLLLPFRSINKNPDLKPERTKSFEVGLETSLLNRRLGFDITYYKTNSVDQIVAAAVSSGSGFTNALVNGGNIENKGFEIQLNGTPIKTKDFSWEIIVNWSNNRSKVITLPNGLDNLQLGSFQGGVTVNAAPGEAYGALKGTDFVYTNGQPTIDQTTGKYMITTSSSNTIGNITPDWIGGVRNKFTYKNLTFGFLIDTQKGGDIFSLDMYYGLASGLYKETAVGDIRENGLLNPGVAPNGTPNTVKTKGGSIANSMGYQAAPNKAFIYDASFVKLREVSITYNFPKSMFENTFINAASASLVGSNLWIIHKNLPYADPESGLSSGNSSRGYSVGSLPTTRDIGFNLTFKF
- a CDS encoding SusD/RagB family nutrient-binding outer membrane lipoprotein, which produces MKKILYALGIMLLTVSCDDSSLTDLNVDVKNPSVVPPSTLFTNAEKNLTEQLVNTNVNRNIFRLVNQQWTETTYLDESNYNWVTRKISDNHWDRLYAGPLADLSQAKGFLEKDVISPTDPEFAQKTIIKKNQLILIDILMVYTYQILVDTFGDVPYSESLKGSEDYLPKYDKAVDIYKDLIVRLNKDITGLDTSKPAFGSAEVIYKDNLTAWIKFANSIKLKLGINLKSSGLESAIADAAIISGAAGGFSSNADNAKLPYMLNLPNTNPLYVDMVFSGRNDFVVAKPFVDKLVALNDPRKTPYFRPTYKDTNAAGDLITVTGYRGGIVGIKNSQSRYTHASDKIKAPDFSGTLLDYAEVQFLLAEAVGRGVAVGGTIASHYNAAILASMEDWGVSPADANAYLAQPAVAYATATGTWQQKVGEQAWYALFNRGFEGWTSTRRLDFPVLTAPASADAAAEGKVPSRMAYPIREQTLNATNYTAASTSIGGDKLSTKIFWDK
- a CDS encoding SusD/RagB family nutrient-binding outer membrane lipoprotein, with product MKNLKITITAVMALFLFQSCSEDKMDEINKNINNPTEVAARFIITDVMVNSAFAVTGSDASFYGGIYSELNAGSHGQMYEAQIRRNDPQLASTYNNNWNNSYEQLRALKVIVEKCTTGNEKDNYQTLGVAQILLAYNLAVLTDLFGDIPYTEALKPGVIFQPKVDKQEAIYSEVFKNLKEGIANLNKTSAYASLGSQDVIYGGVSSKWIKAANGLMARYTMRLSLRKADYQGVIDYVNASFADADNEFKVTNSSVPNPYARFNTDRAAISVAKSFYDTMLANGPADARTAASFTKISGAVKPFNNSIIDKDGQRLYSISAFINERNPIYLLSYHELLFLKAEAQARLGLPEAQATMNDAITAAYTKKQVVTFTAGQANTYIASIGVLTGDALLKKIMVEKHISFYENEGIESYNDIRRLQAMGNGSFIPMVNPKPELFPQRFAYGQSDVVSNSNVKELYGDGTYVYKEKVWWAGGTR
- a CDS encoding SusC/RagA family TonB-linked outer membrane protein; protein product: MKLKFNGFLVLFLVLVAQLTFAQERAVSGTVSDNAGIPLPGVSVLVKGTKTATQTDFDGKYSIKAAPNQVLVFSYIGMKAQEVSASSTTVNTKLKDDSVELESVVVTALGVKKSARALGYATQEVKAADITRANNNSLAGALQGKLAGVQITPSSGAPGASSQIVIRGARSFSGNNTPLYVIDGMPVASQADFSTGNGVSGADVANRAVDIDPNEIESINVLKGQAASALYGLRASNGVILITTKSGKNLAQSGKPTITFNTSTSFETISKKPRTQNEYAQGSRGVYDPTQSLNWGPKISELPNDLTYGGNVANAINGGVLRPGKYYVPQRAKAGLDPWVTPQAYDNINDYFNTGFTINNTLNISQSTEKTNYSFGIGNSKQDGIIPETGMNRYTAKAVVDTKLNNEWKTGFSFNYVQTKINKSTSANDGAIVGVFGAPRSYDLKGIGYANPLNAYDQIHFRPTTFNNPYWAAKNNEFSEKTNRVYGNTYIQYSPVISENGSQKLTVKYQAGIDSWTTNYRDIFEYGNKQDLTGQSSSARLRGTTNDVINSLLTVNYNLNITDDFNLNVLVGNEYNHQNTKEYDDLGTALNFGGWPTIGNARTVTASEYRRQIRTVGFFSNAEFSYKNMVFLSGTIRKDIASNMPRGNRSFIYPSASLGFVLTELEGLKGKSFLSYAKLRGSIAEVGQAGNYVGNYYDAPDYRGGFWSGSPINYPLSGGTSSYVPSNLLYDPNLKPQNTKSYEVGVDLKFFNNRVGLDYTYSEQNSTNQIFNVPLAGSTGASAQVTNGGKMLNKVHEITLSTNPIRTADFNWTFNANFSKIDSYVLSLKEGVDNIFLGGFTTPQLRASVGDRFPVIYGAGYLRDANNNIVVDKDGLPRAGAIKALGEVAPKFIIGGSTQFTYKRVSLGAVVDWKNGGKMYSGSNNTMNTYGVDARTADRTTEFVYPGVKDDGTQNDIVIGGTRAKTQQDLYSTLSGIAEAGIFDASFVKLREVTLGYQFPKLLNNTVDLKASVFARNILLWSKMPNLDPEATQGNNNFSGGFEQWTMPQTKSIGFGLNFTF